The Nostoc sp. NIES-3756 DNA window CGCTTGATTTAGGCTCAGGTTCAGGTATTCTTAGTGTGGCTATGGCAAAATTAGGCGCAACAGTTTTAGCGCTAGATAATGATAGTGCTGCTGTCCAAGCAACCCAGGATGCTGTCCTGCTTAATCAGGTTGAGCAGCAAGTAAAAGTTATGGCTGGTAGTTTGGGTTCTGGTAGTGATTTAGGACATTGGATGAACCAAGAAATTACAGATCATGTGTCAACAATTAAACCGACAAAAAGCTTCGACCTGATAGTTGCAAATATCTTGGCACGAGTTCATGTCGCTCTCGCTGATGACTTTCAATCTGCGCTGCGTCAAACTGATGCAAATAAAGGACTATTAATTGCATCTGGTTTTACTAGTGACCATGAAGAAAATGTTACCACTGCTTTTACCAATGCTGGGTTCGAGTTCGTTGATTGTGAGCGATTAAATGAGTGGGTTGCATTTGCTTATCGTCTGATGTAATAACTTTATCGAGTTTCAAGAAACTGGGTTTATCAATTAACCTACAGAACAACTCTGGATGATATGTTTGTTGTAATACTGGCATCTCTTGCCAACATTGGCGACAAAAAAAGTAGACCTCACGACTGCGAATTTGGCGTAAAAGCCGAGTAGAGCAGCAAGGACAATTATTCATGATGTTTAAAATTTATAAAAAGTTATTTCAAAAAAAGTTAAGATAAGTAAATAAATTCTTATTTATTTATCTATTTAGATCATTATGTTTTTACTCGATAATATCTTCAGTAAGAATACGCAAAAAAGTATAAAGATTATTAAAGGTGTATATTTATTAAGTACACTTGCTTACATAAATTAATTAGAAAGCTGAATTATTAGTACTGCTATAAGAGAAAATCTGAAGCAATTAATGAAAAACTATTGACAATTTAAGTATAATTACTGCTGTTGTCAAAATCTGTTGATAATGGAAAAATATTTACAATAAAAAGCGCGATCGCCTAAGCGATCGCGGTAGTACATGGATTTATACTTGAGTCCAGTTCTACCAAATAAATGGAATTAAACGAGAGCTAGACTGTTGATAGGCTGAGTAATCTGGATATTTGGCAGACATCGCTTGTTCTTTTTGAGAGATACGCCAAAGATAGAAAATAAAAATGTATCCAGGTACTAAATAAGCCCAAACGGAGCCAGCGACAACGCTAAAACTGAGATATCGTAGCAAATCTGCAAAATAATTAATATTTCGAGAAAAACGCCAGATGTTGTCACTAACTAACCCCACTTGAAACTGTTTAGCAGTGAGTTTTTGCACATCGGCAGTAGCATTTATCAGACTACCAAAAATGTAGAGGCAAAGTGCAATAGCACCGGTTGCCATAGATAGAGGAGCGGGATTGGTAAATGCTAAATATCCAGGTAGGGCGTAAAAAAATCCTACAATTAATAGCGCAAAACTGAGGCTTCCTATCCCAATTGGCTCATTAAATATTTTCTGTCGCGCTGGAAATAACCACTGTTCCAGTAACCACCACAGACAGTAACTGACATGCAGGCACATATAAATAACTTGCCGCCAGTCTGAAATGCCAAAAACGACAGCAAACGCAATCAAACAAATAATTGTGATGACCTTGGCAACATTAATTGCTTTTAATGCGGTCACTCCAGATTTTTCTACATTAACAGTGTTTTGCATAAGTTACGCAAATAAAAACCATATATATTCTTATACAAGGCACATTCTCACCCTGTCTTGGTCAAGAGGGCTTCACTAAGCGTACCTCGTATAAGAACAGTAATTTTTAAATCCAAATATCCGAGGTGCAGTCACCGCCGGGATAGCGCATTTCATGGGCGCGAGCTGGGCCTGCGGGTTCTTTGCCAAAATCAATATAGAAGTTTTCGTTGATTTTCATGCCGCCATTTTCTGTATCGCAATCAATTTGTAATAAATAAGAACCTGTTTTCGATAAGTCTGGGTAAAACTGATTATCCCAACTACTAAATAGGGAATTGGTCACATAAAGGCGTTTACCATCCAAGCTAAGTTGAATCATTTGTGGCCCGCCTGCTAATTTATGACCTTGGACTTCGCTACCTTTACCTAATAAACCACCACACCAAACTTGACCAGTAAGTCGGGGATGAGATGGATCACTGATATCATATTGACGAATATCGCCATGTAACCAGTTAGAAAAGTAAATATAGCGATCGCTTACAGAAATTAAGATATCTGTAATTAACGATGGCACAGGTATCGGCCAGCCTTCCACCTCTACCGAGGGAATATCAATTACTTTCTCTACCTGCCAATGACCGTTAGGTTTGTGCCAATGCCAAACGTTACTGCTGAGTGCGGCGGCGACAAAGCCATGTGTACTGTCTGGGTTATGGTGAAACCTCACTTCTAAAGGAATTAACCCTTCCTCACCCAAGTCGAATGTTTGGATGATTTTGCGGTTTTGCCAATCCCAAAAATGAATGTGTTGACCGTAATTCCCGGCTGTAACATCATTCAAGTCGAAGCCAGGATAAAAAGTTTTGGGTGCGCCCCACTCACTACTTACCATGACGTTATGACGCGGTTGATACCAAAAGTCATAATTAAACCGCATCCCCTCGGCTTGATGTTCCCAGCGTCCAGCAATGTCAAAGTTTTCATCTAATAATAAAAAGCCGCCAGGGCCATTACCTTCACTATCACCCAACATGGAAATCATCACATGACCATCGGCTAGACAGTGGACGGTGTGGGGTGCAGTGAGATTTGTTTTGGCTTTAATTTCTTCTGGTTCAATAACTTTGTGGAGTTTTGGCGCTTTCGCATCTGCTGTATCTACTATATAGATGCGGCTGGAACGTAAACCAGGAATAATTGTAAACCTGCGGGATTTACTAGCATCACCATGACAAGAACTACAAGCATTCCAACCAAAATGGTGTAATTCATCACCTATGTAAGGCATAGGTAGGCGATGGATAATTTGGGAGTATGTGGGAGAGTCTGGATCTACGTCTATGGTGGCGAGGTAATCTGGGGCTTCGATTCCTGTACCTGTGTAGAGTGCGATCGCATATAATACTTTTTCTGGTTCTGCTTGGATAGCAGCTTCTGGGGAAGCATAGCCAGGGCCACAACACGCATGAGTCATAATTATATTCCCCTGTATATTTACAAAATCTAGTTAAGGTAGTGGGTAATAGAATTGAACAATTACCCATTACCCATTACCCATTACCAATTAAACCAACCATCTCATCAGTAACTAACCAAACTTGATATACTTCAGTATAATTACAACCAAATTTGCAACCCTTTTTCTTTGAGATATCTTAATCCTGATATAATCGCTTGTGGTCTACCCCAAACTTCTAAATCAAACCAACCATCATTTTCGCTGCTTTTTTCTAATAAAGCCCCTAAAATATTGACGGTTAATCCACAACACGTTACTAACCCAGCAATTATAGGAGAGGAACGGTAACTTTGAGGAATGCAGACATGAAATTTAGCACGATTGGTTTTTCTTTCTATAGCCGTGATTTCAGCTTCTGATTCTTGACTCAATTGCTCTTGATTAACATTATCCTGCACTAATTTTAATTTGCTTTTTTCACCTTTTATATATGTCAATTTAATTTTTTCAACTTCTATACTTAATGTTTGCAAGTACTCAATCCCTGCTTTTACATCTTCTTCACTACCTTGTATTTCCAAGTTAAACCACCCATCTTTTTTAGTATCTGCATCCAAAAAAGCGGCGGTAATATTAACTGTTAAACCATAACGAGAAATCAATCGTGAGATAACTGGTTGGCGATGGTAAAACTGAGGAATACGTATGCAAATTTCACCCACCACAGAATGTATAATTGGAGATATAGCCATCACCTTAATTCCTAAAATAATGATGAGAGGTTAAGTATATTTGCTGTGTTGCACAGAAACTTTGAATTGATTCCTGTACCTGATAATTGCTGTTGAGTTATAAATTAAATTGTTAGTTTTACTAATAAAATACAATAAACCTATGGGTTTACCGTTCATTATAGCGTAAGTTTTTTGTTTGGAAGCCAACACTAATGTAACTACAGCCCCAACTCAAAAATCCTTATGAAAACCAGTTTTTGACTTGATACTAGGCTGATCGCCTAAATTGTTGTTCCTGATGACGCTGCTGTAATTTATACATATGGTTGAATAAATGCCAGCAATATTCTTCTGGTAGTCCACAGGTAACTGCACCCCGCAGCACAACATTAAAGTACCAGTCGTTAGGCGCGACTTCTTCCTCTAACTTATTCACCACTATGTAGGTGCGAACATTCTTATATACATAATTTTGGCTGTGAATCTCTACTGATTCGTGGCGGTAGAGGTTCTGAGAAACACCTTCACGTTGATCTAAATATTCACTCAAGCGTAGAGGTAGTTGGTAGAGTACACCTTTAACACTAGCTTTGGAGTCTTTAACTATATCTAAAACACCACACTTACGAGTCGGTAAGTACAGATGAAATCCTAGACGATAACCTTTCAGTACTCCAGGGCCAATGATGTAAGGGTGAGTATTTTCACCAAGCGATCGCTTCAAATCTACCGGACACATACATGAGCCATAAGCAAAATAATAGAACATTGGCTCTTTGTGTAACTGATGCTGCGATTCCATTTCTAACTTAACAGGATGATGAGATTGCACCCAAGTATGATGCGGGTGTGAGGTTTGCTGGCTCATTTATCCCTGGAAGTATGTACTACTGTCAATATTCTACAACAAAAATTTTATAAACACCACAATATCGATAAATAAACCGTAGATTAATGTCTTCATTTTGAACTAGAATCTACAGAGAGTAATAGCGTTTGAGACTTGAGTTTTTGTAAATCTTCTAGAGGAACTAGTAGATGATCTCCAGCCCAAACCACTGGAAAACCCAGATGAGTCTGGGGTAAAGGAAAACGCTTGGCTTGCTGCGTTGGTAAGTTGTAGACAAATAAAGATTGCCTGCGTTTACCACTGTTAGCCAGAGCGAAAGCGATGCGATCGCCATTTGCAGAAAAGTCTATAATGCGACTGCCAAAATTTTCTTGCGGGCTATCTTGAAAAACTAATTGACTTTTTCCTGTTTTCAGAGAAAGGGCATAAACTGTTTGTGAGAATGGCGGCTCATTCTTTCTTGTAGCGTATAAAAGCGTTTTGCCATCATCACTGACAGTTAACAAGCTTCCTTCGGCAAGTTGCTGTATTTGTTTCGTGGCTGGGTTAATCGCCACAACTGTTTCTTTGCTGGAATTAACTTCTTTGCTGACAACTATACTCCGCGCTAAAATTCGTCCATCTGTTGTCCAACCGTGCAGATGGAATACTACACCTGGTATTTCTATAACTTGTGAATCTTGACCAGTCGCCACATTGTGCAGCCACACAGCCGAGTTTTGATAATTGTTACGGTTGGAGATGAAAGCGATAAACTTACCATCAAGTGACCAAGTAGGTTGAGAAACCCAAGTCAGGCGCGGCCCCAACTCCTCATCGGGACGTAAAGCTTGAATTTGGGCGATCGCTTTTTGCAATCCTGCAACATTCACTTGCTTCACCTTCAAAGTTTTAGCATCGAGAATATTTAAAGGACTGCGTAACCTACCTCTACCAATAAATAACATTTGGCTGGGATTGCTGGGATTTGGCAGCAAGTCTGGCGTATCTGTGCCTGGTTCTGCAACCCATCTCCGCCCCTGTTTAGTCTCAAAAGCCAGCAAATCTAGTGTGAGTGATTCATGGGAAATACCATCTTGATAGACTACTGCTTGTCGTCTTATGGGCATCTTAGTTTGTTTTCCCTGCCGATTCACCCGGATTAATTCTGGCGAATATACACGACGATAACCGTAGCGTCCTGGGTTGTGAGGCAGGATTTTGCGGACAAATTCCTGCATCTGCTTGGCAGAGGGCATACTTAAAAGCAGGACTTCTTGATTATTTTCTGCTACTAAGGCCAGCCGCTTATCAAATTGGATATTGCTATAGGATGAGGCGGCTATTGTTTCGCCGCCAGCTATAGCAATCAACAATGCGCCTGCTAGAGAAAATAGACGCTTATTAATCATCGAGCATTACTAATGATATTGCTCCAAGTTTGTAGCACAGCTTGTAAATTTTGGGGCAAGTTATTTTGGGAAATGTCATTGTACTGCACCGTACCATCTTCACTGGTGAGAGTGTAGGTAATAAAGTCAGCAGATCCTCTAGGCGCTGGGTAGCTAATATTTTGGAACTCCCCGGCTTGGCGTTCTAGCACCCGTTGGAATTGACGCACTTGCTGCGCGGATACACGGCGCACACTCCGCTCAGAATCATTAGCATCACCAATGCGTACACGGATTAACAACCCATCATCCCGTAAAATTGTTTCGTAAGTTCTACCCGCAAAGCCACCGCTAGAAATTTCTCGAAAAACGACACCTTGATCTAAAGGTAGTGGTAACTCACTCGGACGAATTGGTACAGGGTTGAGAGTATCATCATCTGGAGCTTGGCTAGGGTTATCGTTAATTTGATTCCAAGCAGTAATTACAGCTTGTAAATTTGGTGGTAGTTCATTTTGGGAAACATCATTGTACTCGACTGTGCCATCTTGGCTGGTGAGAGTGTAGGTAATGTAATCAGCACTGTTTCTGGATGCAGGGTAGCGCAGATTATCAAATTCACCTCTGTAACGTCTGAGCAATTGCTGAAATTGTTGGAATTGTTGGCGACTCAGACGGCGCACAGTCCGATCAGAATCATTAATATCACCACGACGCACCCGAATCAATCGTCCATCATTGAGCAAAGTTGTCTCATAGGTTCTACCCGCAAAGCCACCACTAGAAATTTCCCGGAACACCACATTGGTATCTAAAGGAGGCGGTAATTCACTTTCAGGAATGGGTACTGCTTCACCCGTATCCACATTACCAACAGTCGTGCTAGCATCTCGATTAAACCTGACCTGAGAATTATTGTCAGTATGATAAACCAACCGTTCAGAGCCTACTGTGACAGTTACACGCCAACCAGGAACCTGTGCAAACAGACAACTTTCCGCAGCCCCACCTAAATCTAGACAGCCATTACTCCAGACTACCCGTTCTGCTTGAGTAATGTTTCTGCGACCGACGGCAATTCGGCTTCTAATCCGCCTGGAAGCATCTGCTATTACCTGTTCTACAATAGACTGCGGTAAATTCGCACTTGCATTATTTCCCGACCTTAACTCCACTCTAGAACCATTTTCATTAGAAACAAATACCCAGCGCTGATTTCCACCACCTACCGTCACTTGCCAACCGGATACTAAAACTTGATCGCAAGGATTAGGGAAAGTGGAACTTTCGCAACCTTCAGTCCAACTTGTCTGCTGAAAGTCTACAATATTCAGCGATCTAACTGGTAATCTGCTAATTGCGCTGGCTTCTCGTAACACCGCATTTCGCACATTTTGCGGTAATCTGCCTGTGTTAGCTCGCTCATTTAACCTGATTACAGAACCTGTTTGGTTACTGTGATAAACCCAACTTTGTCTACCACGAGAAACCACAACTCGCCAACCAGGAACTAATGCTTGACTACAAAGTTCTTCTGGACGTTGCAATTCTAAACAACTATTGCGCCAAGTTTGTTGACTAGATTCGGTAATTTGAAATGCTCCGGCAAAACTTCCCTGTCTACGAGAGATATCGCGCAAGATAGCATTAGCAACGGAACGAGGTAAGCGGTCGGTTCTAATATTTTGTTTCAGTTGTTCATTAGGTGTTTGTGCTAGAAAATCTGTAGATGAAGCACTGGCAGACTTGATAAATGTGAAACCATTACCAGCAGATAAAATGCCAGTTAAAATTAAAGCAGTAATAAGTTGAGATGGTTTAGTATAACGATAAATTTGCAGCATAATTTGGCAGATAAAGCTCTGGGATTAAAAGTTAGAGTAAGTATTGCAAGGATTAAAATCTAATACCTAATCAGTAAGAGTAATTCCGTAATTCTTATCTAATTAGGGGATGAGAAGATATATTTTCATACCTCCTCATGGGTTTGAAGCTACGTTGTTTTATAGCTTGAGATTATGAGTCCTATAGTTTAGATATCAAAATAGACTGGTGTATTAATTGTTTGTTCCTAAACATTTTTTGATGGCATAGACACCGTTTCCCAAAATGTTTATAACAGATGAATTGGCTGTGGGGGCGCAAAGCTTTGCGCCCCCACTCATGTACGATATCAGGCAATGCCTGAAATGATATACTAAGCCTCAATTACTACCCGGAGGTTGCCCCGTTTTTTCGCTACACGACAGGCGGTAGTGCCACCAGAACGTTCAAATTCTAAATCCAGAACGGTTGTACCGACTTGTAAATTGTGCAATGACAATTTATTGATGGACTCTGGTAAAGCGGGGTCGATAATTCTTAGGCAGTTGTTTGGGGCATCGGGTACTAGATTAACTATCATTTGCAGTAGTTGAAAAATACTACCCGTAGCCCAGGCTTGGGGTGTGCAAGCAACTGGATATTGTACAGGAGAGCGATCGCCGTTACGCTCGTAGCCGCAAAATAGTTCTGGAGGACGTTGGTAAGGTTGCTGACTTGTCATATCGAACAAACCTTGGAAGATTTCTAAAGCTTGGTCGATTAAACCGAGCGATCGCAATCCCATCGCAATCAAAGAATTATCATGAGGCCATACCGAACCAATGTGATAACCCATTGGATTATAGGCTGGCGACAAACTACTTAAAGTCCGAATCCCCCAGCCGTTAAACATATCAGGCGCGCGTAAACGTTCTGCCACGCTATAAGCTTTCTCTGGTGTAAAAATCCCCAACTGTAGACAATGACCAGGGTTAGATGTGATACTATCCACCGGCTTAAGCGCACCATCCAAAGCCAAAGCACAAAAATCTTGGTCTTCTATCCAAAAATCTTCATTAAAACGCTCCTTGAGGCTTCTGGCTTCATCTTGCCAGCGTTCAGCTAAATCAAGACGTTTCTTCATCCTGGCAATTTCCGTCAGACGCATTTTAGCGGCATAGACGTAGGCCTGTACCTCACACAAAGCTATGGAGCCATTGGCTAAGTCTCCCTTGCGGTCTACGATACAATCACCAGAGTCTTTCCAACCTTGGTTATCTAAACCGCGTTTAGACCTACGGTGATAGGTAAGATAGCCTGTAGGCTGCATATTGCGGTCTATCCACTCCATCGCTACCAGGGCATTAGGCCATAGCTGTTCTAGAGTTTCCCGGTCATGCGTCCAAGAATAGTATTCAGAATACAACATCAACCACAAGGGCGTGGCATCCACCGTACCGTAGTAGGGTGTGTGAGGAATTTCTTGACATCGTGCCATTTCTCCCAAGCGCAACTCGTGGAGAATCTTCCC harbors:
- a CDS encoding DUF1295 domain-containing protein: MQNTVNVEKSGVTALKAINVAKVITIICLIAFAVVFGISDWRQVIYMCLHVSYCLWWLLEQWLFPARQKIFNEPIGIGSLSFALLIVGFFYALPGYLAFTNPAPLSMATGAIALCLYIFGSLINATADVQKLTAKQFQVGLVSDNIWRFSRNINYFADLLRYLSFSVVAGSVWAYLVPGYIFIFYLWRISQKEQAMSAKYPDYSAYQQSSSRLIPFIW
- a CDS encoding selenium-binding family protein, translating into MTHACCGPGYASPEAAIQAEPEKVLYAIALYTGTGIEAPDYLATIDVDPDSPTYSQIIHRLPMPYIGDELHHFGWNACSSCHGDASKSRRFTIIPGLRSSRIYIVDTADAKAPKLHKVIEPEEIKAKTNLTAPHTVHCLADGHVMISMLGDSEGNGPGGFLLLDENFDIAGRWEHQAEGMRFNYDFWYQPRHNVMVSSEWGAPKTFYPGFDLNDVTAGNYGQHIHFWDWQNRKIIQTFDLGEEGLIPLEVRFHHNPDSTHGFVAAALSSNVWHWHKPNGHWQVEKVIDIPSVEVEGWPIPVPSLITDILISVSDRYIYFSNWLHGDIRQYDISDPSHPRLTGQVWCGGLLGKGSEVQGHKLAGGPQMIQLSLDGKRLYVTNSLFSSWDNQFYPDLSKTGSYLLQIDCDTENGGMKINENFYIDFGKEPAGPARAHEMRYPGGDCTSDIWI
- a CDS encoding NIL domain-containing protein, with the translated sequence MAISPIIHSVVGEICIRIPQFYHRQPVISRLISRYGLTVNITAAFLDADTKKDGWFNLEIQGSEEDVKAGIEYLQTLSIEVEKIKLTYIKGEKSKLKLVQDNVNQEQLSQESEAEITAIERKTNRAKFHVCIPQSYRSSPIIAGLVTCCGLTVNILGALLEKSSENDGWFDLEVWGRPQAIISGLRYLKEKGLQIWL
- a CDS encoding gamma-glutamylcyclotransferase is translated as MSQQTSHPHHTWVQSHHPVKLEMESQHQLHKEPMFYYFAYGSCMCPVDLKRSLGENTHPYIIGPGVLKGYRLGFHLYLPTRKCGVLDIVKDSKASVKGVLYQLPLRLSEYLDQREGVSQNLYRHESVEIHSQNYVYKNVRTYIVVNKLEEEVAPNDWYFNVVLRGAVTCGLPEEYCWHLFNHMYKLQQRHQEQQFRRSA
- a CDS encoding TolB family protein, producing MINKRLFSLAGALLIAIAGGETIAASSYSNIQFDKRLALVAENNQEVLLLSMPSAKQMQEFVRKILPHNPGRYGYRRVYSPELIRVNRQGKQTKMPIRRQAVVYQDGISHESLTLDLLAFETKQGRRWVAEPGTDTPDLLPNPSNPSQMLFIGRGRLRSPLNILDAKTLKVKQVNVAGLQKAIAQIQALRPDEELGPRLTWVSQPTWSLDGKFIAFISNRNNYQNSAVWLHNVATGQDSQVIEIPGVVFHLHGWTTDGRILARSIVVSKEVNSSKETVVAINPATKQIQQLAEGSLLTVSDDGKTLLYATRKNEPPFSQTVYALSLKTGKSQLVFQDSPQENFGSRIIDFSANGDRIAFALANSGKRRQSLFVYNLPTQQAKRFPLPQTHLGFPVVWAGDHLLVPLEDLQKLKSQTLLLSVDSSSK